In a single window of the Anaerocolumna cellulosilytica genome:
- a CDS encoding immunoglobulin-like domain-containing protein, with protein sequence MMKKKHKILIMSGILSLSVAAICGFNYYSLELNQDRYTLELGEQLKTEVADYASGNINNAKLNLSEVDVNKVGTYQANVKGKIQNLSFSVDVVDTTAPSAEVIENKTFYTFEQVKASMLLEDVKDESKVIVTFEDGKEVHTYEKGGFIEEKVILTDEYSNVTVLSVTFEIVADSTKPVIKGAKNSKVYIGETVDFLKGVSAMDDRDGDVTNSIVVDASKVDTGKAGKYKLKYSVKDNAGNQATKTVTITVLEDKAPVFKGLTALTVNVGSKVDYLSNVSATDDRDGDVTTSIKVDSTKVNLTKAGTYKVTYSVTDSTGNKTIESRTVNVKSKAVKSETTQSQTSDNSGNTNKKITSNGKKNSSSGSKNSNSSGFDFFEVKPSGEQPNGDVPAGGKQGVGTWD encoded by the coding sequence ATGATGAAGAAAAAACATAAGATTCTAATAATGAGTGGTATATTAAGTCTTTCAGTTGCAGCAATCTGCGGATTTAATTATTATAGCTTAGAGCTTAATCAAGACAGATATACATTGGAGCTGGGTGAACAATTAAAGACAGAGGTGGCGGACTATGCATCCGGTAATATAAACAATGCAAAACTAAACTTATCAGAGGTTGATGTGAACAAGGTTGGGACATATCAGGCAAATGTTAAGGGAAAGATTCAGAACTTATCCTTTTCAGTTGATGTGGTTGATACAACTGCACCGTCAGCAGAAGTAATAGAAAATAAAACATTCTACACCTTTGAGCAAGTGAAAGCATCCATGCTACTGGAGGATGTGAAGGACGAAAGTAAGGTCATTGTAACCTTTGAGGATGGAAAAGAAGTACATACCTATGAAAAGGGTGGTTTTATTGAAGAAAAAGTAATCTTAACCGATGAATACAGTAATGTGACTGTTTTAAGTGTTACTTTTGAAATAGTTGCTGATAGCACTAAGCCGGTTATAAAAGGAGCTAAAAATAGCAAGGTTTATATAGGAGAGACAGTCGATTTCTTAAAGGGTGTCAGTGCAATGGATGATAGGGATGGAGATGTAACAAATAGCATTGTTGTTGATGCAAGCAAAGTTGATACAGGTAAGGCTGGAAAGTATAAATTGAAATATTCTGTAAAAGACAATGCAGGCAATCAGGCTACTAAAACAGTTACAATAACTGTTTTAGAGGATAAGGCACCTGTTTTTAAAGGTTTAACAGCCTTAACAGTAAATGTTGGCTCAAAAGTGGATTATTTAAGCAATGTAAGTGCAACGGATGATAGAGATGGTGATGTAACCACAAGTATTAAGGTTGACAGCACCAAAGTAAATCTGACTAAGGCAGGCACATACAAAGTTACTTATTCTGTAACTGACAGCACTGGCAACAAAACTATTGAATCAAGGACAGTTAATGTAAAGAGTAAAGCGGTTAAGTCGGAAACAACTCAAAGCCAAACTTCTGATAATAGTGGAAATACCAATAAGAAAATTACTTCTAATGGAAAGAAAAACAGTTCGTCAGGAAGTAAAAACAGTAATTCATCTGGATTTGATTTCTTTGAGGTCAAACCTAGTGGAGAACAACCAAATGGAGATGTTCCGGCAGGTGGTAAACAGGGTGTAGGAACTTGGGATTAA